TGAGGCCTGTTCGAGTTCCCGTGTGCTTTCAGTGGATGTTGTAAGGGCTTCATCGTATTCGGATGGTGGCACGGCCGAGGCATGGTGTGAGTGGAAACCTGCACTGTTTAGGGGTTCCAACGATGCATTTTGATCAGGACCCGCCGTATGGCCGGAATGATCGCCTTCTGGCCGACAGGCAGGATTCCATGAGCTCAAGTCACCTGAAGGTGCTGTCTGCTGCGCCATCGTGCGCAAACAGCCTTTGTTCGTGACTGTAGCCTGAGGAGTTTCGTTGCGGATGTCGCAGCAATTGACACGTTTCCAGTGTCCTTCGGGGATCAACAACCCCAACTCCGCGAGATCTCAGTCAGAGTTATGCTGTAAGACCCATGTACAGCACGCACCAGGCGGATCTCCAAGCCACTGTTCTGGAAGGAAAAAATCGAATAACCGAAATTGCTAGGAAGAGCTCGAAAGTTGAAACGCGATGATCCTTCCAACCGTCTGGCAGTTATTACGCCTAAGCCCCAATTGCGATAGACTGCCCTCGATTCCGACGCTCGGGTGCGACTGGTCGAGAGACCTCCGCCCGACGGGGGCTGAGTCAGCCAGACTCTCCCGCCCGCCCGCCGCGTCCGTCGGCCGATCCGTCCGTAGTCCGTATCAAGTCCATCCCAGTGTCGTCCGTCAGAATTGTCTACCTACGAGAAGAGATCTTGGAAGTTGTGAGACTACAGTCTATTTTTACGGCGGGACATGTCATTGAATGCTCAAATATAGGGGCACAGCATATTTATTACCACCTTGGAAGTACTCCCTCGTGATTTCATCATCTGAGGTACTCGGCTGGCTCCTGTAGTCTTTTTAATATCGGAAAACCAGTCTACTACGTACTACCTAAGGTACTGCCCGGTCACAGTGAAACTGCGGATAGACTGAAGACTGGATGGCACCTACTGTACATAACTCGGATATCAATATCAGTAGGATTACAAGATTTAAATGTACAATGTCTGGAGGAAAGCCAATCCGCACCCTTAACATCATCATCTAAGAGCTTGCAGTACATACTCCTCCACTTGATATTAAATTTCTACAGAACTGTAGCTCCAAATGCGAAATCTCCctagtactactactacaTACTGTAGTTATGCGCGGCTGATGAATCTGGGGCCGCGAACGGTACCACCGATGCATGTCGACGTCAATTCAAAGGCCAGCCGCTATTGGATGAACCACATCCATGGTCTTGCCTCGGGCGTAATTGTTTGATCTGCAGTTACGTTGAGTCAACCCGCAGTCCCGCCGGTCCGTTACATATACAGTCAGGTGACCGTGACCGCGTGGGTAGCACGGGCTGTTCGTCAGGCAGTCACCTCGTCTTCTAGCCATTCGAACAGCATCCTACCGTGGACCCGTGGCCTCTTTTGAACCAATTTGCGGTCGCGCACACCTGATTGATTTGAGTTCATCCATCCCGCCTCTTGAGAGCGCCTTCTTTGCTCCCTATCGCGATGCTCCGGGGCAGCTCCGATGCTTCTGGATTCAACTTCTGAGAAATGACCCTGCCAGGTGCCTGCAGAGCTAGATCACTTCTAGTTGGTTGACGATTCATTTATTTTACTCACTGGATAACGCCCAAGAAAGCAAAATGTCTTCCTCCCACGATTATATTCACTCACTCCAAAGGTCAGAGGATCCCGATGATCTTTCTGGctccgatgacgatgacctCGAGCTGGGGGAACTCGATCCTCACACAGCCCAACCTCGCCCCTCTCCCACTTCCAAGGACTACTCAACCCGTTCGCGCGATTATGGACCAGGGATCGCTTTAAGGAACTTGCGCGTGAGCGTGGGCAATCGTTGGAAACGCAACATCTCTCGGCAGCATATGGATTCAGACGACACCGACGCCCTGTTGGAGGACCAAGGGGGCGATGGAGTTCGAAGGTCCCACGGTAGCTCTAGAAACCTGACAGACGACGATGCGCCATTACTTGATCCGCGAGACTCCCCCCGAATGTCTCGAGACGATCATTCATCGAAAAAGGGCTACCGATTCCGCCTCCCGAGCCTGGGTGCCTCCAGTTTCCTACAAAGCGCAACCAACACATCCCGACAGCAGCgagcagatcaagaagacaGGCCTCCGCGCGAGGTTCTTGTTGGCCAGTATCAGCTCGCTAAGTACCCAGCCAATGTAGTCTCGAACGCCAAATACACCGCTTGGAGCTTCCTACCGCGCACATTATACAACGAGTtctcgttcttcttcaacatctaCTTCTTATTTGTTGCTCTTTCACAAGTGATACCGGTTCTTCGTATCGGCTACATGTCCTCGTATATCGCCCCGCTAGCATTTGTTGTATCGATATCTCTCGGGAAGGAGGCACTCGACGATCTTGGTCGGCGACGGCGAGATGCCGAAGCAAATTCCGAGGGCTTTACAGTTCTTTCCCTGGACAAATCGAGCGCTGTCGAAATAACGAAAAAGTCTCGAGATTTGAGAGTCGGGGATGTGCTCAAGGTTCGCAAGAATCAGCGACTGCCGGCCGACGTTGTCATCTTGAAAAGTATCTCGAATGATCCCGACTCGAATGATCCAACCCAACGACCCTCGAACGGCGGTACCATCGGAGTATCGGACGTCATTTCCAAATCGTCGAACGATGGACATGAGCAAGGCGTCCCAGGAAGATCTGAGACTCCCGTCCTGGACAGCGATGCCACTGACACGTTCATTCGAACTGATCAGTTAGATGGTGAAACAGATTGGAAGCTTCGATTGCCATCTGCACTATCCCAGCCTCTTTCTTTGAAAGATTTGTCACGACTCAAGATTACTGCAAGTTCTCCTGACAAGCGTGTCAACGAATTTGTTGGTACCATTCAATTAGGCCCCCCGTCTGGCTTCTACGACGCGCATGTGGATAATTCAAGGCATTCCGGCGAAGATCACGACAACTCACATGGCGTGGGTCAGCAATCTAACTCGGCGCCGCTGACTATCGACAACACAGCGTGGGCCAATACCGTTCTCGCTTCAAATACCGTGACCTACGCTGCCATTATCTATACAGGCTCTCAGACACGAGCTGCTCTCTCTACTTCGGCCTCTCGGTCCAAGGTCGGCTTGCTGGAATATGAGATTAATAACTTGACCAAAATCTTGTGTGTATTGACTTTTGCATTGTCACTCATTCTCGTTGCACTGGAAGGCTTTGAGCCTACAAACGACAAGAAGTGGTATGTCGCAATCATGATTTACTTGATcctcttttccaccatcatTCCCATGAGTCTGCGCGTGAACCTGGACATGGCCAAGTCGGTCTATGGCCGTTTTATCCAACGTGACAAGGATATTCCAGACACTCTGGTGCGAACAAGCACAATTCCGGAAGATTTAGGTAGGATTGAGTACCTTCTTTCCGACAAAACTGGAACTCTAACTCAAAATGGTATGTAAAATTTCTCATTCAGTCTTCACTGCCATAGAAGCGGTTTTTCTCATCATGTCAACAGAGATGGAGTTGAAGAAAATCCACGTTGGGACTGTATCATACGCAAACGACTCGATGGATGAGGTTGCAACATTCGTACGCCACAGTTTCGCGGGAGATACACTGACTACCCCGTCCACTCCGTTTGGCACACACGCTGGACAAGCCAATGCTCCACGcacaagaagagaaataGGGTCGCGAGTGAAGGATCTTGTCTTCGCCTTGGCACTTTGCCATAATGTTACGCCAactggagaggaagaggagtctGGACGCAAAGTCACCAATTATCAAGCATCCTCACCCGACGAAATCGCGATCGTCCGGTACACAGAAGAGGTTGGATTAAAGCTGTCGCATCGTGATCGTCAAACCATTGTTCTGGAATCAACGGACTCTAAACGGGCCGTGGTTCGCGCCAGAGTTCTCGACATCTTTCCATTCACCTCTGAGAGCAAGCGCATGGGTGTGATTGTTCAATTTGACCAGAACGGGCATCTTTTTGAATCAGACGAAGAAGTAGAGCCCGAAATCTGGTTTTACCAAAAAGGTGCGGACACGGTCATGACCTCTATCGTGGCAGCAAATGACTGGCTTGATGAAGAGACCGCAAACATGGCTCGTGAAGGTCTTCGTACTTTGGTTGTGGGTCGTAAGCGCTTGTCTCTCCAGCAATATCGGGAATTTTCTGGCAAATTCAAACAGGCCTCCTTGTCACTCCAGGCAAGAGACGTCGGTATGGCGAAGGTCATGAGCGAATATTTGGAACGAGACTTGGAGTTGCTTGGTGTGACTGGCGTGGAGGACCGACTGCAACGCGATGTCAAGTCGTCTTTAGAATTGATGCGCAATGCTGGCATCAAAATTTGGATGTTGACAGGAGACAAAGTGGAGACTGCTCGTTGCGTCGCCATTTCGGCCAAACTAGTTTCCCGTGGGCAGTACATCCACACAGTATCAAAGGTGACGGACAAGTCAACTGCTCAAGAAGCCCTGGACTTCCTGCGGAACAAGACCGACTGCTGCCTCCTTATTGATGGCGAGTCGCTCAATCTGATGCTCGGAGAATTCCGGTCTGCGTTCATTGCCGTTGCAGTACTTCTGCCGGCGGTGATTGCTTGTCGGTGCTCCCCGACTCAGAAAGCTGAAGTTGCAAACTTGATTCGTCAGCACACCAAGAAGCGTGTCTGTTGCatcggagatggtggaaaCGATGTCTCAATGATTCAGGCTGCGGATGTTGGAATCGGTATTGTGGGAAAGGAAGGGCGTCAAGCTTCGCTCGCTGCCGACTTCAGTATCACGCATTTTCACCATCTGACAAAACTACTCGTTTGGCATGGTCGGAATTCGTACAAGCGCTCTGCCAAACTTGCTCAATTTATCATGCACCGTGGCTTGATTATTGCTGTATGCCAAACCATGTTCAGCATCGCAGGGCATTTCGATCCCAAGGGCCTCTTCATCAATTGGTTGATGATTGGATACGCTACAGTCTATACCAATGCGCCCGTCTTCTCGCTCGTGTTTGACAAGGACGTCGACGAGCGTCTTGCAAATCTGTACCCGGAACTTTATAAAGAGCTAAAGAGCGGCAAGAGCCTGAGCTACCGCTCGTTTTTCACCTGGGTCCTGATATCTATTTACCAAGGCGCTGTCATTCAAGGACTGTCGCAAATCCTGCTTCAAACAATCACAGGACCGCGTCTTATCAGTGTTTCCTTCACGGCTCTTGTTCTCAATGAATTGGGCATGGTCGCAATCTCCATAACAACATGGCATCCGGTTATGatcttttgtcttttcggCACCCTTTTGATCTACGCTGGAAGCATTCCCTTCCTCGGTGACTATTTCGACCTCCGCTACGTCATCACTCTTGACTGGCTCTGGCGTGTTTTTGCAGTACTAGCTGTCTCCCTCATTCCCATCTGGGCTGGCAAGCTGATCAAGCATTCTTGGAAGCCCCCTAGCTATCGCAAAGTGCGTGGCTGATCCCGAGACTCATACCAAAATTCATCGATCATTAAGCAGAACACCACTGGCCGGGAATGATCTTCTGCAACCGTTTCTGAACTTTGAATTTCGCCCTGCGAACCATGTATCTTCCACGCTGTACCCTTTCATGTGGCGCTTATTCGGCCTTGTGAGATTCGCCTTGTATATAGTATCATgggcctcttttttttggatggTCTAAGGGCTGCTTGCATTTAGCGGTCCAGGGGACGAACGAAAAGTGGTGTCCGGTCACATTCAATCGAGGGATACATCAATTTCAAAATCACCTCTAGATTCTCCATTAGACTGCGGGCGGTCTTTGAAATTGTGCAATTCTCTAGTGGCGCTGCCCTCCCCCATCAAGATGATTAGCAGTGGAGTTGTGTTACTTGTCAGCCGGTTTGTATAGACGTCGGTGTAGATTAGTACGTAAGTAAGTGTATGTGTGATATCAAAGTAATTCATAGCCTAGTTACTCTAGTGCCGTACAAATAACCCGCTTTCAAGACATGGTTAATGGATGTATGCTTAAATACTACTATTGAACCGCACCGAATTAGAGAGCCCGGGATCCTACCATGTTCGACAAATTCCTTGTGTGACCGGGGTCCAGGGCATGGTGGAAATCTATTCGGTCCAAAAAAGTATCATAGGGACTGGTGCTCTAGGTGACGACGGGAGTGAAGCAAGACCATAATGTTGTTTCTTCAATGTTCTTCATTTATCATATTTGTATCATCACTAAATAATATGCTCATCCAGGAACATGGATGTATCCCTCTTTTGTCAACCAAAAGCACGGTACTAttagagaaaaaaaaaagaaatcatgtCATGAAATTATTTCGTCTCAGTCATCGAGACTTTGAGAcaccttcttctcatccctCATTTGACGTAAGGCTCTGGGGAGAAGACCTTGCGGATGCGGAAGTGCGCGAGGTCCTTGATAATCTCAGAAGTTTGCTTGAGATTCTGCTTGACAATGACGGAAGTGGGCTTTGAGAAGAGCTCATCGATCTCCTCCAGCGACTTGTTCTTGGTCTCTGGCATGAAAATGACCTGGTAGAACCAGCCGAGTACGGCAATGCCTCCGTAGAAGCCGAGGGTCAGACCAATGCGGGTCATCGCCTCCATCATGCGGGAGAAGTTGTAGGTGACGATGAAGGACATCAGGAACAGGTTGGCATCGGCAGTGGTCATACCATACGAACGGAGGTAGGTTGGGAAGACCTCCGAGGGAATGACCCAGGTCAAGCAAGCGTAGGAACCGAAGAAGCCCATGTACAAGATGATACCGGTCAAGTAGACACCCTCCGCGGCAGCGGGGTACTTGTTGTAATCGATGGTGTAGCCAGCTCCAACCAGGACCAATCCAACAAAGAAGCCGGGCAGCATAACGTTAGCCCAGTAGCGGCGACCGAAGCGTTCCATGTACAGACAGGCGGGGATGGTGCCGATCAAGAGAGCGCCACCGCCGACAAGGGACATGAACACGGACTTTTTGTCGTCGAAACCAATGTTCTTCATCAGGGTAGACATGTAGTACATGATGGCGTTCACACCTGTCAGTTGACCCAGGACAATCATGATGTTGGCGTAGACGATGGCACGTCGAGCACGAGGATCGGTGAAGAAGTCCATCCAGGGGTATTTCTTGGTCTTGCTCTgctcctcagcctcagcaCTCACGGCTTGACGCATACCGAGGAACTCCTCCTTGGATTCAAAGTCGTTGAACCCACGGATCTTCTTCCACACAGCATAAGCTTCAAGCTCCTTCTCCTTATGCATCAGGTATCGAGGACTCTCGGGCATGAACAGCATGCCCACGAGCAGGATGGTGGAAAAGACTAGGGAGGAGCCCAGAATGTAGCGCCAGTTACCCGGCACAGAGACGAACATGGCGGCGACAGCGTAGCCGAGAACTTCACCCAGCGCAATATTGAGCTGGTAAAGGGAGACGAGGTTACCACGAACGCGACGAGGCACTATAGTCGATATGTTAGTACAGTGTCGGCATTTTACGACCcaggagaggggaaaaaaaaactgatGGCTTACCAGACTCAGCGACGTAGACGGGGACGGTACCACCCTCGAGACCAACACCCATACCAAGGATGAAACGACCTGAGAATATCATACCAAAGTTGATAGCACCAGCCTCGAGACCAGCACCGATGGTATAGAGGATGCAAGAAACAATGATGGCCATGCGACGGCCGAGATACTCATTGGCAGGAGACAGAATAAGAGCACCAGCAACGGCACCAAGGGGCATACCGGCGTTTACAAGACTGTTCAATGAGTCGTTCAAGTGCAGATCTCTGGGAAGATAGAGATTGGCTCCACTGATCAAGGACTGATCCAGCCCTGAGAGCAGACCACCCATGGAGGCAAAGGCAACCAGGAGGTAAGTCCACATGCTGGGATTGTTGAAGTTGAGCTCGAATCGCGACTTGCGCAGATTCGGCAATTGTTCCTCAAACAGGGCCAATTCGGCGTCCATCGCCGCCTCGGTCATGCGGTTCTCGGATTTTGCCTCATGCACATCATCGATCTCGAAGGCGCCGGCCTCCTTGTGGGAGTCAAAAGGCATCTCGGCGTCCTTCGGCTCCGACATAGTGACAGATAGAAGTAGAGACTTCTTGGAACGTGTGTGAAACAGACAGTAGAGAAGAACTTAGAGAAATAGAGTGGATTCCAGAGTCCTGAACACAACAGTGAAGTCGTTCAAGAGTCAGAACAGGTCGGTCTCACTCCAGAGATTGGGGGTGTGAGACACTCAGAAGGAACCAAATggaaaagatggagagaccTGGGGTAAAAATCCgagtttgggggggggacgTGGGAATCATGTCCTATTTGAAGTCCATTGACTACGACGCAATGTGGAAAGGGATTGCCCTGCAACGACTGCGGAAACCGATCTTGGGTCCTGCGCTGGAGTCCCAGACTCTGACGCCAGACACCGCAGGGTGTGGAGAAGCGTCGGGGAAACTGCTAAAAGGGAAGTCGGTAATCAGAGGGCACAAATCAGGTTGGAGACTGGGCCGAGCATCCCGATTTTCACGACATTCCGAGTTGGTCGGGCTCCTGCAGGGCACTACAAACCCCCAACTTGCCGGACGGGATCGGTTCGTGGAGCAAGACTCGAGTGTGTCTCGACTTTGAAGACGGAGACTTTGGGGGTGTGGAGAACTGGGCCCCATCCAGGAAGTCAGAACCAACCACGGCATCGGCAGCACCACCCGCAAGCCCACCCACGAAGCCTCAAAACGAGGAGTTTCGGAGGGCGATGAGGGCACGAAAACGCGGGCGCACACCGGCCATCCGATACTGGCATAGGTAGCCAAACGACCCGCCGCATTAAGAAACTCCTGTGTTCGCGTGCCTGATCTGGAGTCCAGAATGTGGAGAAGTCAAAGCTGGGGAACGTTGACTGGATGAACGAAAGAAAGCGAAAATAAGAAAGCAACAAAAAATATatagataaaaaaaataaaactcTTCGCTGGACATATCGATCAAAGACACCCAATGACCTGGACAGGCAGGCACATGTCGCACGAGGTCTACTCACTGTACATGCATGATTTGTGTAGTACAGTACATACCACTCAATGCATACATACTTGCATGAGGTAGGTACATGTGTATGTCTTCCGTGCGCTGGAGACGCAGGAATGATAAAGTTTCTAGCAGGGCGTTCTGTGGCGAGGCTGAACCCAAATTGCGATCCAGATTGCTTGTCAGCGTGGACCATACCTGCACGTACCTTGAGACTCGGGTTCCTACGAGATCATTGGATTCCCCCTCCATGGCTGTCAGTTGCTACCAGAGGAATGACGCAGGGTTACTTCGGCCAATACGATCCTGAAAAATCCCGGCTTCCCGTCACGAAAACCGGTCGGCTCGAACAGTCGTCCTGTAGCCGTGGCTACCCCGGCAGAACGCTTTGCAACGCCCGTGGTCTGAAAACCAAGGACAAATGTGGGGTGAAAACTGTTAAGCTGTAAAGTCTTTCTGCCCCAGTCTGGAGAGTGGCTGGTCAGCGATGTGCCACAAAGCGTACTGTCCAGTCAGATCAAGGAGACGAGAAATCCAATATCCACAACCAGGATGACTTCGGACACTGTCCGGGATGAAGAGGCCCAACAGGCCATAGACTGGGGCTCGCAACACGCCTAGAGAGGCAGCCCACAACGCATTACGCAGTTGCACGGACAGGTTGGGGGCACCCCATGGAG
The window above is part of the Penicillium oxalicum strain HP7-1 chromosome VI, whole genome shotgun sequence genome. Proteins encoded here:
- a CDS encoding putative phospholipid-transporting ATPase NEO1; this encodes MSSSHDYIHSLQRSEDPDDLSGSDDDDLELGELDPHTAQPRPSPTSKDYSTRSRDYGPGIALRNLRVSVGNRWKRNISRQHMDSDDTDALLEDQGGDGVRRSHGSSRNLTDDDAPLLDPRDSPRMSRDDHSSKKGYRFRLPSLGASSFLQSATNTSRQQRADQEDRPPREVLVGQYQLAKYPANVVSNAKYTAWSFLPRTLYNEFSFFFNIYFLFVALSQVIPVLRIGYMSSYIAPLAFVVSISLGKEALDDLGRRRRDAEANSEGFTVLSLDKSSAVEITKKSRDLRVGDVLKVRKNQRLPADVVILKSISNDPDSNDPTQRPSNGGTIGVSDVISKSSNDGHEQGVPGRSETPVLDSDATDTFIRTDQLDGETDWKLRLPSALSQPLSLKDLSRLKITASSPDKRVNEFVGTIQLGPPSGFYDAHVDNSRHSGEDHDNSHGVGQQSNSAPLTIDNTAWANTVLASNTVTYAAIIYTGSQTRAALSTSASRSKVGLLEYEINNLTKILCVLTFALSLILVALEGFEPTNDKKWYVAIMIYLILFSTIIPMSLRVNLDMAKSVYGRFIQRDKDIPDTLVRTSTIPEDLGRIEYLLSDKTGTLTQNEMELKKIHVGTVSYANDSMDEVATFVRHSFAGDTLTTPSTPFGTHAGQANAPRTRREIGSRVKDLVFALALCHNVTPTGEEEESGRKVTNYQASSPDEIAIVRYTEEVGLKLSHRDRQTIVLESTDSKRAVVRARVLDIFPFTSESKRMGVIVQFDQNGHLFESDEEVEPEIWFYQKGADTVMTSIVAANDWLDEETANMAREGLRTLVVGRKRLSLQQYREFSGKFKQASLSLQARDVGMAKVMSEYLERDLELLGVTGVEDRLQRDVKSSLELMRNAGIKIWMLTGDKVETARCVAISAKLVSRGQYIHTVSKVTDKSTAQEALDFLRNKTDCCLLIDGESLNLMLGEFRSAFIAVAVLLPAVIACRCSPTQKAEVANLIRQHTKKRVCCIGDGGNDVSMIQAADVGIGIVGKEGRQASLAADFSITHFHHLTKLLVWHGRNSYKRSAKLAQFIMHRGLIIAVCQTMFSIAGHFDPKGLFINWLMIGYATVYTNAPVFSLVFDKDVDERLANLYPELYKELKSGKSLSYRSFFTWVLISIYQGAVIQGLSQILLQTITGPRLISVSFTALVLNELGMVAISITTWHPVMIFCLFGTLLIYAGSIPFLGDYFDLRYVITLDWLWRVFAVLAVSLIPIWAGKLIKHSWKPPSYRKVRG